The Coffea arabica cultivar ET-39 chromosome 1e, Coffea Arabica ET-39 HiFi, whole genome shotgun sequence genome has a window encoding:
- the LOC113743481 gene encoding nodulin homeobox-like isoform X4 has protein sequence MRNSKEQVFCSTEPLTLSSSLRRNDSVLDFISAVKGLHKLTSQELGRLIREAENSVIHCTAENGCQVQIDVDRLARHLPLHLIAALVNWRPDEALFEYLLSGFRLLHSLCDLAPRPPKIEQIFVDDTKVSEQILDLIFFVLAILATCRQEHNISDQLVHLHSTLVSSSLYLLTACVSSQWQELTQLLLQHTKVDIFMDVAFAAVQLDIQFLHTRLSAENANFHTSPNAEETLNHLCQQCEASIQFLMSCCQQKLFRERLVRNKELCGKGGVLLLAQTVLDVNVSPFFVESSAVVAAVSRMKSKVLSILLHLCEAESVSYLDEVASNPGTLNLAKSIALEVLDLLKKMFGGDSKQPIACSAKIYPKGLLQLNGMRLADIFSDDSNFRSYITTYFTEVLTTIFSLPHGEFLSSWCSSELPVWEEDATLEYDPCAAAGWALEFFSSSDLLYPCCLESTFIPCNVPRASYAHQRTSLLVKVIANLHCFVPDICKEEKDLFLNKFLQCLQSEVPKISHRISALSDAEKAIIVNRNLSSLLSHAESLIPGFLNEEDVQLLRVFISQLESHIKPALFEENRVQDDQSKGQLLPLVEASNSNNRSDDFKGNLLKTAAFNEADSFNFRENGVDKKSVDVGKRIDKVKCNGDAGQIKSDTQNFVMIEPDLSSMGGKAPTNQIVDNESTKDVSVNIQREEKMETVQNEEKHQRKRKRTIMNDKQVALIEKALVDEPDMHRNAASLQLWADKLSDLGSEVTPSQLKNWLNNRKARMARVRVLSDGDNADKQSAPVNLPPHDSPSCPAGDVKVVSTAKGNQTSGIGDAIVKACSNESSRISLAAPIEIAQSEPVNLEPGQYVLLLDQNAKVIGNGKVHQVNGNWYGYNLKDSGTFVVDIMDLSIERWAKLPYPSEFTGISYDQAEKKLGSMRVLWNSAKVSGLASR, from the exons ATGAGAAATTCAAAGGAGCAAGTGTTTTGCAGCACAGAACCTTTGACTCTGAGCAGCTCTTTGAGGAGAAATGACTCA GTTCTTGACTTCATTTCTGCGGTTAAAGGGTTGCATAAGCTAACTTCACAGGAGCTTGGCAGGCTAATAAGGGAGGCAGAAAACAGCGTTATTCATTGCACAGCTGAAAATGGATGTCAAGTCCAG ATTGATGTAGATAGGCTTGCAAGGCATCTTCCTTTACACCTTATTGCAGCACTTGTAAATTGGAGACCGGATGAAGCACTATTTGAATATTTGTTATCTGGGTTTAGACTGCTGCACTCATTGTGTGATTTGGCACCTCGGCCCCCTAAGATTGAACAG ATATTCGTGGATGATACAAAAGTATCTGAGCAGATACTTGACCTTATCTTTTTTGTGCTTGCTATTCTTGCTACTTGCAGACAG GAACACAACATTTCTGATCAGCTGGTTCACTTGCATTCAACACTGGTTTCCTCCAGTCTCTATTTATTAACAGCGTGTGTCTCTTCGCAATGGCAAGAACTTACTCAACTTTTGCTACAGCATACCAAG GTTGATATATTTATGGATGTAGCTTTTGCTGCTGTGCAACTTGATATTCAGTTTCTGCATACCAGGTTGTCAGCTGAAAATGCTAATTTCCATACTAGTCCAAATGCTGAAGAAACATTGAATCATCTGTGCCAGCAGTGTGAGGCTTCTATACAGTTTCTTATGTCATGCTGTCAACAGAAGTTATTTCGGGAGCGCCTTGTTAGGAACAAG GAGTTATGCGGTAAAGGTGGCGTTCTTTTGCTGGCGCAAACTGTTCTTGATGTAAATGTATCTCCGTTTTTTGTAGAATCCTCTGCAGTTGTGGCTGCTGTTTCAAGAATGAAGTCTAAAGTCTTGTCTATT CTATTGCATCTTTGTGAAGCTGAAAGTGTATCTTATCTGGATGAAGTTGCCAGCAACCCCGGAACTCTGAATTTAGCCAAGTCTATTGCTCTTGAG GTTCTTGACTTGCTGAAGAAAATGTTTGGTGGAGATTCTAAACAACCAATTGCTTGCTCAGCCAAGATATATCCAAAAGGTCTACTGCAACTGAATGGAATGCGCCTTGCAGATATATTCTCTGATGATTCAAATTTTCGATCTTACATCACAACATATTTT ACAGAGGTTTTGACAACTATCTTTTCACTTCCACATGGAGAGTTCTTATCCAGTTGGTGTTCATCTGAACTTCCAGTTTGGGAGGAAGATGCCACTCTGGAGTATGATCCTTGTGCAGCTGCTGGATGGGCTTTGGAATTTTTTTCATCATCAGACCTCCTGTATCCATGCTGTTTGGAATCCACTTTCATTCCCTGCAATGTCCCTCGAGCATCGTATGCACATCAGAGGACATCCTTATTGGTTAAAGTTATAGCAAACCTCCATTGTTTTGTCCCTGACATATGCAAAG AGGAGAAAGATCTCTTTCTTAACAAGTTTCTTCAGTGCTTGCAAAGTGAGGTCCCTAAAATTTCTCATAGGATTTCAGCTCTTTCTGATGCTGAAAAAGCAATCATTGTTAATCGCAACCTGA GTTCACTACTGAGTCACGCGGAATCTCTAATTCCAGGCTTTCTGAATGAAGAGGATGTGCAGCTTCTGAG GGTGTTCATTAGTCAGTTGGAATCTCACATTAAGCCAGCTCTATTTGAAGAGAATCGAGTTCAG gATGATCAAAGCAAAGGACAGTTGTTACCTTTAGTGGAAGCTTCTAATTCCAATAACAGAAGTGACGATTTCAAGGGAAATTTGTTGAAGACTGCTGCTTTCAATGAAGCGGATTCATTCAATTTCAGGGAGAATGGCGTGGATAAAAAATCAGTAGATGTGGGGAAGAGGATTGATAAAGTTAAATGTAATGGAGATGCAGGACAAATAAAGAGTGATACTCAAAATTTTGTAATGATTGAGCCAGACTTAAGTTCTATGGGAGGAAAAGCTCCTACTAATCAAATTGTTGACAATGAATCCACCAAAGATGTGTCTGTGAACATCCAACGAGAGGAAAAGATGGAGACTGTACAGAATGAAGAGAAGCACCAAAGAAAGCGGAAGCGAACCATAATGAACGATAAGCAGGTGGCTCTGATCGAAAAGGCACTCGTGGACGAACCTGACATGCATCGTAATGCTGCATCACTGCAATTATGGGCTGATAAATTAAGTGATCTG GGTTCTGAGGTGACTCCTTCCCAgctaaaaaattg GCTGAATAATCGCAAAGCAAGGATGGCTCGTGTTCGTGTGCTGTCTGATGGGGACAATGCTGATAAGCAAAGTGCTCCTGTAAACCTTCCTCCACATGACTCTCCTAGCTGTCCTGCTGGAGATGTTAAGGTAGTTTCAACTGCAAAGGGGAATCAAACGAGTGGAATTGGAGATGCGATAGTGAAAGCTTGCAGTAATGAGAGTTCAAGGATCTCACTTGCAGCTCCAATTGAAATTGCACAGTCAGAGCCTGTCAACCTTGAGCCAGGGCAGTATGTTTTGCTCTTAGATCAAAATGCGAAAGTGATAGGAAACGGAAAAGTGCATCAGGTAAATGGGAATTGGTACGGATATAACTTGAAGGATTCGGGGACTTTCGTTGTGGACATTATGGATCTTAGCATTGAGAGATGGGCCAAGCTTCCATACCCATCTGAATTTACGGGTATTTCATATGATCAAGCTGAAAAAAAGCTTGGCTCAATGCGAGTCTTGTGGAATTCTGCCAAAGTTTCTGGGCTAGCATCACGGTGA
- the LOC113743481 gene encoding nodulin homeobox-like isoform X5, translating into MRNSKEQVFCSTEPLTLSSSLRRNDSVLDFISAVKGLHKLTSQELGRLIREAENSVIHCTAENGCQVQNGKILLLQIDVDRLARHLPLHLIAALVNWRPDEALFEYLLSGFRLLHSLCDLAPRPPKIEQIFVDDTKVSEQILDLIFFVLAILATCRQEHNISDQLVHLHSTLVSSSLYLLTACVSSQWQELTQLLLQHTKELCGKGGVLLLAQTVLDVNVSPFFVESSAVVAAVSRMKSKVLSILLHLCEAESVSYLDEVASNPGTLNLAKSIALEVLDLLKKMFGGDSKQPIACSAKIYPKGLLQLNGMRLADIFSDDSNFRSYITTYFTEVLTTIFSLPHGEFLSSWCSSELPVWEEDATLEYDPCAAAGWALEFFSSSDLLYPCCLESTFIPCNVPRASYAHQRTSLLVKVIANLHCFVPDICKEEKDLFLNKFLQCLQSEVPKISHRISALSDAEKAIIVNRNLSSLLSHAESLIPGFLNEEDVQLLRVFISQLESHIKPALFEENRVQDDQSKGQLLPLVEASNSNNRSDDFKGNLLKTAAFNEADSFNFRENGVDKKSVDVGKRIDKVKCNGDAGQIKSDTQNFVMIEPDLSSMGGKAPTNQIVDNESTKDVSVNIQREEKMETVQNEEKHQRKRKRTIMNDKQVALIEKALVDEPDMHRNAASLQLWADKLSDLGSEVTPSQLKNWLNNRKARMARVRVLSDGDNADKQSAPVNLPPHDSPSCPAGDVKVVSTAKGNQTSGIGDAIVKACSNESSRISLAAPIEIAQSEPVNLEPGQYVLLLDQNAKVIGNGKVHQVNGNWYGYNLKDSGTFVVDIMDLSIERWAKLPYPSEFTGISYDQAEKKLGSMRVLWNSAKVSGLASR; encoded by the exons ATGAGAAATTCAAAGGAGCAAGTGTTTTGCAGCACAGAACCTTTGACTCTGAGCAGCTCTTTGAGGAGAAATGACTCA GTTCTTGACTTCATTTCTGCGGTTAAAGGGTTGCATAAGCTAACTTCACAGGAGCTTGGCAGGCTAATAAGGGAGGCAGAAAACAGCGTTATTCATTGCACAGCTGAAAATGGATGTCAAGTCCAG AATGGCAAAATCCTATTGTTGCAGATTGATGTAGATAGGCTTGCAAGGCATCTTCCTTTACACCTTATTGCAGCACTTGTAAATTGGAGACCGGATGAAGCACTATTTGAATATTTGTTATCTGGGTTTAGACTGCTGCACTCATTGTGTGATTTGGCACCTCGGCCCCCTAAGATTGAACAG ATATTCGTGGATGATACAAAAGTATCTGAGCAGATACTTGACCTTATCTTTTTTGTGCTTGCTATTCTTGCTACTTGCAGACAG GAACACAACATTTCTGATCAGCTGGTTCACTTGCATTCAACACTGGTTTCCTCCAGTCTCTATTTATTAACAGCGTGTGTCTCTTCGCAATGGCAAGAACTTACTCAACTTTTGCTACAGCATACCAAG GAGTTATGCGGTAAAGGTGGCGTTCTTTTGCTGGCGCAAACTGTTCTTGATGTAAATGTATCTCCGTTTTTTGTAGAATCCTCTGCAGTTGTGGCTGCTGTTTCAAGAATGAAGTCTAAAGTCTTGTCTATT CTATTGCATCTTTGTGAAGCTGAAAGTGTATCTTATCTGGATGAAGTTGCCAGCAACCCCGGAACTCTGAATTTAGCCAAGTCTATTGCTCTTGAG GTTCTTGACTTGCTGAAGAAAATGTTTGGTGGAGATTCTAAACAACCAATTGCTTGCTCAGCCAAGATATATCCAAAAGGTCTACTGCAACTGAATGGAATGCGCCTTGCAGATATATTCTCTGATGATTCAAATTTTCGATCTTACATCACAACATATTTT ACAGAGGTTTTGACAACTATCTTTTCACTTCCACATGGAGAGTTCTTATCCAGTTGGTGTTCATCTGAACTTCCAGTTTGGGAGGAAGATGCCACTCTGGAGTATGATCCTTGTGCAGCTGCTGGATGGGCTTTGGAATTTTTTTCATCATCAGACCTCCTGTATCCATGCTGTTTGGAATCCACTTTCATTCCCTGCAATGTCCCTCGAGCATCGTATGCACATCAGAGGACATCCTTATTGGTTAAAGTTATAGCAAACCTCCATTGTTTTGTCCCTGACATATGCAAAG AGGAGAAAGATCTCTTTCTTAACAAGTTTCTTCAGTGCTTGCAAAGTGAGGTCCCTAAAATTTCTCATAGGATTTCAGCTCTTTCTGATGCTGAAAAAGCAATCATTGTTAATCGCAACCTGA GTTCACTACTGAGTCACGCGGAATCTCTAATTCCAGGCTTTCTGAATGAAGAGGATGTGCAGCTTCTGAG GGTGTTCATTAGTCAGTTGGAATCTCACATTAAGCCAGCTCTATTTGAAGAGAATCGAGTTCAG gATGATCAAAGCAAAGGACAGTTGTTACCTTTAGTGGAAGCTTCTAATTCCAATAACAGAAGTGACGATTTCAAGGGAAATTTGTTGAAGACTGCTGCTTTCAATGAAGCGGATTCATTCAATTTCAGGGAGAATGGCGTGGATAAAAAATCAGTAGATGTGGGGAAGAGGATTGATAAAGTTAAATGTAATGGAGATGCAGGACAAATAAAGAGTGATACTCAAAATTTTGTAATGATTGAGCCAGACTTAAGTTCTATGGGAGGAAAAGCTCCTACTAATCAAATTGTTGACAATGAATCCACCAAAGATGTGTCTGTGAACATCCAACGAGAGGAAAAGATGGAGACTGTACAGAATGAAGAGAAGCACCAAAGAAAGCGGAAGCGAACCATAATGAACGATAAGCAGGTGGCTCTGATCGAAAAGGCACTCGTGGACGAACCTGACATGCATCGTAATGCTGCATCACTGCAATTATGGGCTGATAAATTAAGTGATCTG GGTTCTGAGGTGACTCCTTCCCAgctaaaaaattg GCTGAATAATCGCAAAGCAAGGATGGCTCGTGTTCGTGTGCTGTCTGATGGGGACAATGCTGATAAGCAAAGTGCTCCTGTAAACCTTCCTCCACATGACTCTCCTAGCTGTCCTGCTGGAGATGTTAAGGTAGTTTCAACTGCAAAGGGGAATCAAACGAGTGGAATTGGAGATGCGATAGTGAAAGCTTGCAGTAATGAGAGTTCAAGGATCTCACTTGCAGCTCCAATTGAAATTGCACAGTCAGAGCCTGTCAACCTTGAGCCAGGGCAGTATGTTTTGCTCTTAGATCAAAATGCGAAAGTGATAGGAAACGGAAAAGTGCATCAGGTAAATGGGAATTGGTACGGATATAACTTGAAGGATTCGGGGACTTTCGTTGTGGACATTATGGATCTTAGCATTGAGAGATGGGCCAAGCTTCCATACCCATCTGAATTTACGGGTATTTCATATGATCAAGCTGAAAAAAAGCTTGGCTCAATGCGAGTCTTGTGGAATTCTGCCAAAGTTTCTGGGCTAGCATCACGGTGA
- the LOC113743481 gene encoding nodulin homeobox-like isoform X6 produces MDVAFAAVQLDIQFLHTRLSAENANFHTSPNAEETLNHLCQQCEASIQFLMSCCQQKLFRERLVRNKLFLLLSLNLFGRVFVCQELCGKGGVLLLAQTVLDVNVSPFFVESSAVVAAVSRMKSKVLSILLHLCEAESVSYLDEVASNPGTLNLAKSIALEVLDLLKKMFGGDSKQPIACSAKIYPKGLLQLNGMRLADIFSDDSNFRSYITTYFTEVLTTIFSLPHGEFLSSWCSSELPVWEEDATLEYDPCAAAGWALEFFSSSDLLYPCCLESTFIPCNVPRASYAHQRTSLLVKVIANLHCFVPDICKEEKDLFLNKFLQCLQSEVPKISHRISALSDAEKAIIVNRNLSSLLSHAESLIPGFLNEEDVQLLRVFISQLESHIKPALFEENRVQDDQSKGQLLPLVEASNSNNRSDDFKGNLLKTAAFNEADSFNFRENGVDKKSVDVGKRIDKVKCNGDAGQIKSDTQNFVMIEPDLSSMGGKAPTNQIVDNESTKDVSVNIQREEKMETVQNEEKHQRKRKRTIMNDKQVALIEKALVDEPDMHRNAASLQLWADKLSDLGSEVTPSQLKNWLNNRKARMARVRVLSDGDNADKQSAPVNLPPHDSPSCPAGDVKVVSTAKGNQTSGIGDAIVKACSNESSRISLAAPIEIAQSEPVNLEPGQYVLLLDQNAKVIGNGKVHQVNGNWYGYNLKDSGTFVVDIMDLSIERWAKLPYPSEFTGISYDQAEKKLGSMRVLWNSAKVSGLASR; encoded by the exons ATGGATGTAGCTTTTGCTGCTGTGCAACTTGATATTCAGTTTCTGCATACCAGGTTGTCAGCTGAAAATGCTAATTTCCATACTAGTCCAAATGCTGAAGAAACATTGAATCATCTGTGCCAGCAGTGTGAGGCTTCTATACAGTTTCTTATGTCATGCTGTCAACAGAAGTTATTTCGGGAGCGCCTTGTTAGGAACAAG TTATTCTTACTATTGAGTTTAAACCTTTTTGGTCGTGTGTTCGTGTGTCAGGAGTTATGCGGTAAAGGTGGCGTTCTTTTGCTGGCGCAAACTGTTCTTGATGTAAATGTATCTCCGTTTTTTGTAGAATCCTCTGCAGTTGTGGCTGCTGTTTCAAGAATGAAGTCTAAAGTCTTGTCTATT CTATTGCATCTTTGTGAAGCTGAAAGTGTATCTTATCTGGATGAAGTTGCCAGCAACCCCGGAACTCTGAATTTAGCCAAGTCTATTGCTCTTGAG GTTCTTGACTTGCTGAAGAAAATGTTTGGTGGAGATTCTAAACAACCAATTGCTTGCTCAGCCAAGATATATCCAAAAGGTCTACTGCAACTGAATGGAATGCGCCTTGCAGATATATTCTCTGATGATTCAAATTTTCGATCTTACATCACAACATATTTT ACAGAGGTTTTGACAACTATCTTTTCACTTCCACATGGAGAGTTCTTATCCAGTTGGTGTTCATCTGAACTTCCAGTTTGGGAGGAAGATGCCACTCTGGAGTATGATCCTTGTGCAGCTGCTGGATGGGCTTTGGAATTTTTTTCATCATCAGACCTCCTGTATCCATGCTGTTTGGAATCCACTTTCATTCCCTGCAATGTCCCTCGAGCATCGTATGCACATCAGAGGACATCCTTATTGGTTAAAGTTATAGCAAACCTCCATTGTTTTGTCCCTGACATATGCAAAG AGGAGAAAGATCTCTTTCTTAACAAGTTTCTTCAGTGCTTGCAAAGTGAGGTCCCTAAAATTTCTCATAGGATTTCAGCTCTTTCTGATGCTGAAAAAGCAATCATTGTTAATCGCAACCTGA GTTCACTACTGAGTCACGCGGAATCTCTAATTCCAGGCTTTCTGAATGAAGAGGATGTGCAGCTTCTGAG GGTGTTCATTAGTCAGTTGGAATCTCACATTAAGCCAGCTCTATTTGAAGAGAATCGAGTTCAG gATGATCAAAGCAAAGGACAGTTGTTACCTTTAGTGGAAGCTTCTAATTCCAATAACAGAAGTGACGATTTCAAGGGAAATTTGTTGAAGACTGCTGCTTTCAATGAAGCGGATTCATTCAATTTCAGGGAGAATGGCGTGGATAAAAAATCAGTAGATGTGGGGAAGAGGATTGATAAAGTTAAATGTAATGGAGATGCAGGACAAATAAAGAGTGATACTCAAAATTTTGTAATGATTGAGCCAGACTTAAGTTCTATGGGAGGAAAAGCTCCTACTAATCAAATTGTTGACAATGAATCCACCAAAGATGTGTCTGTGAACATCCAACGAGAGGAAAAGATGGAGACTGTACAGAATGAAGAGAAGCACCAAAGAAAGCGGAAGCGAACCATAATGAACGATAAGCAGGTGGCTCTGATCGAAAAGGCACTCGTGGACGAACCTGACATGCATCGTAATGCTGCATCACTGCAATTATGGGCTGATAAATTAAGTGATCTG GGTTCTGAGGTGACTCCTTCCCAgctaaaaaattg GCTGAATAATCGCAAAGCAAGGATGGCTCGTGTTCGTGTGCTGTCTGATGGGGACAATGCTGATAAGCAAAGTGCTCCTGTAAACCTTCCTCCACATGACTCTCCTAGCTGTCCTGCTGGAGATGTTAAGGTAGTTTCAACTGCAAAGGGGAATCAAACGAGTGGAATTGGAGATGCGATAGTGAAAGCTTGCAGTAATGAGAGTTCAAGGATCTCACTTGCAGCTCCAATTGAAATTGCACAGTCAGAGCCTGTCAACCTTGAGCCAGGGCAGTATGTTTTGCTCTTAGATCAAAATGCGAAAGTGATAGGAAACGGAAAAGTGCATCAGGTAAATGGGAATTGGTACGGATATAACTTGAAGGATTCGGGGACTTTCGTTGTGGACATTATGGATCTTAGCATTGAGAGATGGGCCAAGCTTCCATACCCATCTGAATTTACGGGTATTTCATATGATCAAGCTGAAAAAAAGCTTGGCTCAATGCGAGTCTTGTGGAATTCTGCCAAAGTTTCTGGGCTAGCATCACGGTGA